A stretch of DNA from Falsibacillus albus:
ATAAATCAATTTTCCTGTGTTTTAGTTTTTAAAGCCTTTTAAAAAGTGTTCCGATTCCTTTTTTGACTAGCAATTATTGGTGTTCATGAATTGTTCTTACTTACTCATACTACATATACAAGGAAATTCATGTGCAGGAAGTGAAGAAAATGGAATCCTCCATTTACTTGAAGTTAAGGCATCGCATTCAGGTTCATCCAGACAGTTCAATATCCTTGGGCCGCATCGCGCAGATCATTGCACCCGATGCATATGCAGAAAGAGTAAAAAGTTTGCAGATTTATCAAGTATCAGAATGTGATCAAAACATTATCATCATCGATGTTATGCAAGTGATCGGCCTTATTCAGGACCACTTTCAGGGCATGGACGTTCAAACGATAGGACCCGCTCAAACAATCGTGGAAGTAGTGTTTAAAAGAAAAAGGATGTCTGTTCCTTTGTTTATCCTTGTTTGGCTTTTGTTGTTCATCGGAGCAGGTCTTGCCATTATGAACTTTCATGAAGATGTCAGCATGAGAAGCGTACACCAGCATTTATACGAAATCATTACGGGAGAGGCCAACAGCAAGCCACTGATCTTTCAGGTTCCTTATTCGATAGGTCTTGGCCTTGGCATGATATTGTTCTTTAACCATGTGTTTAGAAAAAGAATCAATGAAGAGCCGAGTCCGCTTGAAGTAGAGATGTTCAATTATCAGCTTGATCTGGACCAATATGTCATTATGAACGAAAACAAAGAAAGTATGAAGCACATAGATGACGATTAAAATTGTTTTTATGGCATTCGTCGGCTTGGCAGGCGGTCTCGCTGTAGGTTCTGGATTTGTAGCTTTCCTGACTGTGCTTGGCATCATTCCTAGGTTGACCCAGCTAACGAAAACAA
This window harbors:
- a CDS encoding stage V sporulation protein AA, which produces MESSIYLKLRHRIQVHPDSSISLGRIAQIIAPDAYAERVKSLQIYQVSECDQNIIIIDVMQVIGLIQDHFQGMDVQTIGPAQTIVEVVFKRKRMSVPLFILVWLLLFIGAGLAIMNFHEDVSMRSVHQHLYEIITGEANSKPLIFQVPYSIGLGLGMILFFNHVFRKRINEEPSPLEVEMFNYQLDLDQYVIMNENKESMKHIDDD